Below is a genomic region from Fusarium oxysporum Fo47 chromosome VIII, complete sequence.
GCTGAGCCTTTTGGGCTTTCGATTATGGCATGCAAGTCATAGACTTCCTACTGTATCTTTGACAGATGTGGAACTTGGTCTCTAAACCTACCCCTGAGTGTTTCTTGGGAGAGATCTGAGACGATCCGAGTCAATTAGATCTCTCTTCCCCCTTTGTACGATTCGTGCTCCTCAATCGGGCGCATGATTGTCCGAGCGCTGTCCGATGTCTGATCTATGTTCTCGGCCAGTCCGACCTGGCAATAGGCCGGCTGTAGCTGGGCTATGATCGGAAGTAAGGGAGTTCACTAACCGAGGTATGAGTTTCTTTATCTTGATCCGTGATTCTCTTTCTCATCCCATGCAGCATCGTCATTATCAAGTGTTTCCGCTAACTAAATGTCAAGCATATTTCTATTAATCAAAAATATCCCCTTTCTTACTGGACTTCATACAGTTTGTGGTTTTtaattcttttcttccatTGTTTTTAGTGATGAGTTTGCTATTGGTTAATTTGGCAAGGGTGTAAAGAGGAGGTTGGTCAGTAAGTAGAGGGTTGACGTTGTGCACGATAATCGCTCGTCAAGAAACGCAAACCTATCATTTTTCCACACTATATATATTCATCTTCGCAACGCTCAAATTCTGATCATATTGATGCCCCATTGTGAACCATCTGTCAACATGGCAAGCCTCTCAGAAGCAGAACAAGAGGGGCCGGAAGCCATGGAGGCTAAGATAGAGGACGACGAACAGGATACACTTCCCAAGTATTTGAAGTGCAATTATCTCGATGCAGTCGTTGGCAAGGAGATTCATAACTACTGGGGAAACCGAGTTCTCGAGCACACAACTTCGAATGGCCAAGTACTAGCTCTCAAAGTCAGCAGTCCAAATGGCATTGACCGCTCGCAAGCCGATATGATGCACCATGCCGCAACACATGGTGTATTAGCTCCCGAGGTTCGCGGAGTCTACGATGTCATCACTAAACGCCCCATTGCACGTGTTATGGTCAGCGAGCGTGTACCCGGCGTGCCGCTCGTGGACGTCTGGCAGGCTATGTCTGAGGATGAGCAGAGGTCTATCAAGTGGCAGCTTCGAGGCCAAATACAGCATATGAGAACGCTCGTACATCCATACATTGGCCGGATCAACAGGCAACCGACACGCAACATATATAACACCACGTTTATCAGGCACTGTGGTCCAttcgaggatgaggaagctTTTGATAATTGGTGTCTCGATCGAGTTTCCGGTGGAACTATTCAACAttggagatggaagaaggctCTAGAACGGCAACGACGCAAATCTACTGGACGTTTCGTTCTAACTCATGGTGACTTATCACCGCGCAATATCATGGTTGACGGAAGCACTATCACAGGGATCATCGACTGGGAGTTGAGCGGTTTCTATCCTGAGTATGTGGAGTATGCCTTTGCTATAGGTATTGGCCCAGGGATGGAAGAATGGTGGATTCCTGTTTTGAAGGAGGTACTGGAGCCGTGCTCTTCAGAAATGGTGAAGTTCACGGGGCTTATCGAGGAGAGAATGAGCTCCTACTAGACTGTGAACCACAGCCCCTGGTGAAATACCAATGCCAATGGTACTAATAATGAGCAATGATAAGAATTTCACAAATACTAATTAAATGGCCTTACTCTTTTGGCTTTTGGGCCCAGACAACCTTCTGCCAATAATAAGGATGCATGTTTCCCTGCCTCAGCTCCCTTCTCAGCATCGATATGTACACCTCAACCTCCTCTTTCGTCCAGCCCTCCACTGTGTTGGCCATGAACAACACATAACCCTCGATATCCTGCTCAAGAGTAGCTTGTGCATACTTGCCAATTTCTTTCATCTTCGGATCCTTCGGCCAACCCCCGATAGGCACCTGTTCAGTTCACTATATCAGTATATGAAAGTGGCCACTGGAAGAGAGTCACTTACCTTGAAATCCCGTTCCACAAGATTAACAAACCCGGCCTTCTCCATAGCAGATCTCTGCACTCCGTCCTCAACGATTGTGAACGAACGGCCGATCTTCTTCCCGCCTTCAACAAAGAACTTTCCCCACTGGTGCATAGCACTCTTCTCGGTGATAGTCCCGTCGTCACAGTCCATTCTTGAGAGAGCTTCGTGGCTTTCAATATAACCACCCGGCTTGAGACATCTATATGCTTCTTTGAAGAGCTGGTCCCAGTCGACGATGCTGCCGACCAGCCAACGAAAGTGGATGTAGTCTTGCGAGTTGGGAGCGAACGTCCACTCTTGAGTGCAGTCTTCAATATCGCTACCGAAGTGTCAGATTCGCTTATGGGCGTGGATAGGCTTCTTACAATCGCAGGTTAGGAGGGATCCAGCCCGGTTGGATTGGCGACACGTCAGTACCTATAATCTGTGCGTCTGGGAAGCTATCCGCAAAATCTCTGTTGAAAGTAGTTAATTCCAGCCACTTAGTCGTTTGATTATAAACACTTACATAGCCCAGATACCTAAGTAGAGTATAATGTCAGCGTGAGTTCAACCAGAGTACAACTTTGGCGCGGTCTGGGTATAGCCTGAGCTCACTTGAGTAGCGACTGGCTCCGACCGCAACCAGTCCAACTGGCTCTCCGAAACTCACCTGTCCCTGTACCGATATCAATAGCATTCTATGAAAGTCAGCAGGTCACTCCACGGCTACCGGCAGCAATTAACCTTGATGTCTTTGGGAATAGGCGCAAGATACAGCGCACCGTCCAAAACCAGCGTCAAAACATGATGACTGCACGTATCAGCACTCATCTCCAATCTGTGTTCGGTACACTTACTTGATGTCCATCGACTCATtctgcttctcatcattggTCCCCCTATTCTCATTAATCCCGCACCATAGAGTCTTCGGACAACATACCAATACTGGGCATTCCCAATATCATGATGGTAAGTTCTCCCATTGATATTCCTATAGTGCAGAATACTTGACGTGATGGACGCCGTCGACTCGGCAGTATCATCTCCCAGAGCAGAATCCGTATCACCCAACTCCTAGATTATCATTAGTGGCATGATCCTGACCAACGTCGTGTCATACGAACCTCAGCTACCTCAGCCCAATGCtcaggaggaagaagaccaGAAACATCGGTGACAGCCTGAGCTGGTTGAGAATTATTTTCTTCTGCCATCCTTGCACGGTTCGCTCGTTATCTAGGAAGAGAGTAGAGTGTCACTTCACAGTTGCGTTGTTTATCTCTATTTTTGTACTAAACCAACTCATTCAACTCATCATGCCACGCTTTGCATACCAGATGTGGTTTTAAACACCCGAATTAGTACGGCACAGCAGGATTGCCCAGGGGCCAGTCCTATCGGATCGTTTGACAAAGTTGCATTGCATGATAAATGGAGAATAATATCCCTACATGTGTCTGTTGGTTTGGCGAACCAATAACATGCTGGTTTCAAAGCTCTCGACCTATCCCATACAGTCAAAACATAGATCCCGTGAGCGATTTTGAGACTGATGTCTGCGGTTGAGCCATTGACGG
It encodes:
- a CDS encoding S-adenosyl-L-methionine-dependent methyltransferase, yielding MAEENNSQPAQAVTDVSGLLPPEHWAEVAEELGDTDSALGDDTAESTASITSSILHYRNINGRTYHHDIGNAQYWGTNDEKQNESMDINHHVLTLVLDGALYLAPIPKDIKNAIDIGTGTGIWAIDFADSFPDAQIIGTDVSPIQPGWIPPNLRFDIEDCTQEWTFAPNSQDYIHFRWLVGSIVDWDQLFKEAYRCLKPGGYIESHEALSRMDCDDGTITEKSAMHQWGKFFVEGGKKIGRSFTIVEDGVQRSAMEKAGFVNLVERDFKVPIGGWPKDPKMKEIGKYAQATLEQDIEGYVLFMANTVEGWTKEEVEVYISMLRRELRQGNMHPYYWQKVVWAQKPKE
- a CDS encoding kinase-like domain-containing protein; protein product: MEAKIEDDEQDTLPKYLKCNYLDAVVGKEIHNYWGNRVLEHTTSNGQVLALKVSSPNGIDRSQADMMHHAATHGVLAPEVRGVYDVITKRPIARVMVSERVPGVPLVDVWQAMSEDEQRSIKWQLRGQIQHMRTLVHPYIGRINRQPTRNIYNTTFIRHCGPFEDEEAFDNWCLDRVSGGTIQHWRWKKALERQRRKSTGRFVLTHGDLSPRNIMVDGSTITGIIDWELSGFYPEYVEYAFAIGIGPGMEEWWIPVLKEVLEPCSSEMVKFTGLIEERMSSY